In Ursus arctos isolate Adak ecotype North America unplaced genomic scaffold, UrsArc2.0 scaffold_29, whole genome shotgun sequence, the following proteins share a genomic window:
- the VEGFA gene encoding LOW QUALITY PROTEIN: vascular endothelial growth factor A (The sequence of the model RefSeq protein was modified relative to this genomic sequence to represent the inferred CDS: inserted 1 base in 1 codon): MASKQELQREVEEERERTGSESARGRASNDRDRGKVSDLLLGVTARARREPSPLGSRSGPAALTDRQTDTAPRPSAHLLPGRRPRVDAAASRGQEPEPAPAGGVEGVGARGVAVKLFVQLLGCSRSGGAVVRAGAAEPSGTGRSASSGREEPQSEEGEEEEEKEEERGPRWRLGARKPGSWTGEAAVCADSAPAARAPQALARASAPEGRGDSLGAEESGPPRSPSRRGSASRAGSGRASETMNFLLSWVHWSLALLLYLHHAKWSQAAPMAEGEHKPHEVVKFMDVYQRSYCRPIETLVDIFQEYPDEIEYIFKPSCVPLMRCAGCCNDEGLECVPTEEFNITMQIMRIXPHQGQHIGEMSFLQHSKCECRPKKDRARQEKKSIRGKGKGQKRKRKKSRYKPWSVPCGPCSERRKHLFVQDPQTCKCSCKNTDSRCKARQLELNERTCRCDKPRR; encoded by the exons GAGCAAG CAAGAGCTCCAGAGAGAAGtcgaggaagagagagagaggacgggGTCAGAGAGCGCGCGCGGGCGAGCGAGCAACGACAGGGACAGGGGCAAAGTGAGTGACCTGCTTTTGGGGGTGACCGCCAGAGCGCGGCGTGAGCCCTCCCCCTTGGGATCCCGCAGCGGACCAGCAGCGCtgacggacagacagacagacaccgccccccgccccagcgcccACCTCCTCCCCGGCCGGCGGCCGAGGGTGGACGCGGCGGCGAGCCGCGGGCAAGAGCCGGAGCCCGCGCCTGCAGGCGGGGTGGAGGGGGTCGGGGCTCGCGGCGTTGCAGTGAAACTTTTCGTCCAACTTCTGGGTTGTTCCCGCTCCGGAGGAGCCGTGGTCCGTGCCGGGGCAGCCGAGCCGAGCGGAACCGGGAGAAGTGCTAGCTCGGGCCGGGAGGAGCCGCAGtcggaggagggggaggaggaagaagagaaggaagaggagagggggccGCGGTGGCGACTCGGCGCTCGGAAGCCGGGCTCATGGACGGGTGAGGCTGCTGTGTGCGCAGACAGTGCTCCAGCCGCGCGCGCGCCCCAGGCCCTGGCCCGGGCCTCGGctccagaaggaagaggagacagcCTAGGCGCCGAAGAGAGCGGGCCGCCCCGCAGTCCGAGCCGGAGAGGGAGCGCGAGCCGCGCCGGCTCCGGCCGGGCCTCCGAAACCATGAACTTTCTGCTCTCTTGGGTGCATTGGAGCCTTGCCTTGCTGCTCTACCTCCACCATGCCAAG TGGTCCCAGGCTGCACCCATGGCAGAAGGAGAGCACAAACCCCACGAAG TGGTGAAGTTCATGGACGTCTACCAGCGCAGCTACTGCCGTCCCATCGAGACCCTGGTGGACATCTTCCAGGAGTACCCCGACGAGATCGAGTACATCTTCAAGCCGTCCTGCGTGCCCCTGATGCGGTGTGCGGGCTGTTGTAATGACGAGGGCCTGGAGTGCGTGCCCACCGAGGAGTTCAACATCACCATGCAG ATTATGCGGA AACCTCATCAAGGCCAGCACATAGGGGAGATGAGCTTCCTACAGCACAGCAAATGTGAATGCAG ACCAAAGAAAGATAGAGCAAGGCAAGAAAA aaaatcaattcgaggaaagggaaaggggcaAAAAAGAAAGCGCAAGAAATCCCGGTATAAACCCTGGAGCGT TCCCTGTGGGCCTTGCTCAGAGCGGAGAAAGCATTTGTTTGTACAAGATCCGCAGACCTGTAAATGTTCCTGCAAAAACACAGACTCGCGTTGCAAGGCGAGGCAGCTTGAGTTAAACGAACGTACTTGCAG ATGTGACAAGCCCAGGCGGTGA